The Ziziphus jujuba cultivar Dongzao chromosome 5, ASM3175591v1 genome segment TTGCGATTTTTCCTGTTTTTTTAGGTGCGGGGCGGGATCGGGGATTTTGCGGGGCGAAAACGGGACGGGACGGTTTTCcccgttttgttttttaattgatatttttaaaaaaaatttatataaaaaattattttatgattaaaatataaagaaaatgactacaatgcaataaaaatataataaaatacatcaaggaacaaatttacaattataataaaatacatatttagaaaaataaatataaaaaaaagaagaaaatgattttacataaataaaattttataaaaaaaagtaataaataaatatatatatatatcggggcgggttcgggacggggttattattccccgtccccGGCCCGTCCTCGACTCGGTTTTTAGGTATTTGCCCCGAGTCCGCCCCGCATCCCCAAATTTTCGGGGAAAATCCATCCCGTTAAGAgcggtgcaccgcggtttcGGAGTTGGGCGGgacaaattgacatccctaatTATGCTTAGTACGACTGACAATTTGGGAGTTGAGTGTAGAAAGTCTCGGTCCATTGCTCGGTGAGAGAAACAAACAATCCAGTCCACAGATATAAGAAATAGCATATAGAAATATGGAATGAAGGCCATGcttgaaattgaaatatatattttataaataaaaatatttgcttGCCTTGTTGGGGGTGGGGTAGGCGGAGAAGAAATTAACAAAGACGTGCGATGTGACACACTTTTACTAGTTAATTACTAGTGTTTGGAAATTGGAAGGCAGGCAAAAGCGATGGGGTACTGCGCTCGCAGGCCCTTGTTGACTGCTCCACCTCCTCTACCAACTGCTCCTTACAGTTACCACCGTAGCCGTCGTGGTGCTGGTGGTTGTGAAGCGCGCTCATTTCTCTCGTCTTTTCCTCAAAACTCATTGCGGCCAAACCCCATATCTCATGCTTATGCTCATGGAGGGATTCCTTTCAAAACATTTAATGCATCATTTGCAGCAAAACCTTCTTTATTTCGCACCCTTTGCTTCCCTTCCCTGCTTCTTGGCAATAACGGAGACTGTCACTTTGAAGAAGTAGGAGAAGAAGAAGGCGGTGGCAGTGGCGGTggcaacaacaataacaacaaccataataacaataacaataacagtaACGACGGCGATAGTGGTTGGCGCagtgatgatgatggtggtTCTGGTTCGTCAGGGTCCTTTATCTTCTTCTCCCTCTTCATTTGCTCCGTTGTATGTTGTTTTTGGGCCTTCCAATTGGCCTCTGCGCTGGCAACAACTACCTCtgcctcatcatcatcatcatcatctgggTATGTGTGGGAAGTGAGTGGAGGCAAGTGGACCATGCTTATTCCTCATCTGTTTGACGATGCATTCGTTGTTGTTCCTGATGCAACTTCAACAGGACCATCGACCTCTTCTTATTCCCTTTCTAATTTGTGGCTGCACTGCCGAAATCTATTTATGCGTCTTATGCTTCCGGAAGGTTTTCCTCAAAGCGTCACTAGCGATTACCTGGACTACTCTTTATGGAGAGCAGTTCAGGGCGTTGCCAGCCAGATTAGCGGTGTCCTTGCCACCCAGGTACATTTTCTTCACACTTCCAGTTGTAAATTGCACTATGAATGCTTTGTTTGCTGggcaatttcttttcttttaggaTTTGCCATTGTTTTGGTACCTTAGAAAAATTCCATCTTTTGTCTCCGTTATGCCTACACTAAACATATTAAGTTTGAGGTACATTTATAAACTTCTGGAGACCCATActtctttctctatttctttttaaaagtttagTTTCTATTGGTCTCCCTTTCATTTCTTCTGCTACCaagatggattttttttttccccccaaaataTGATTTATCAAAATTGTGGAAGCTTGCTATCACGAATAATTTGAATCTGAATGGAAATTTAATGGGTGGTAGCTCATCATATATGATTCTAACTTCTTAGTTTTTGTTTGCTTATAATGGATAAGATAATTTAAAGCAACTGTTGTAGACATGGTAGCTTTCCATTTCATGAGACATTTTTAAGATTTCAATATGGAGAATCCTTCATTATTACTACAAAACTGAGGGAGAAAGCTGCTGGACCCTTGGTAGGGTTCAGTTTTTGTTATAGTTTGAATTCTCCGATGTTACTTTGTAATCAGACATGACTACATTTTGGTATGGTTTTAAACCGTTCAATATTAATTTCGGTTCCATTTACCTTCTACTTCTTTCTCCTTTCTCCTTCTAATTCCAGATTGGAGATAGTTTCATAAGAAGCCCTCTGATAAGCTTCTGCAAGGGTGGACTTTGatgctcattttttttttttcccgaattGTATgccattttgttttatttttattttattttttcctcctttttctgcaggcaTTGCTTTATGCTGTTGGGTTGGGAAAAGGAGCTATTCCAACTGCTGCTGCAGTCAATTGGGTACTCAAGGACGGGATTGGGTATCTGAGCAAAATTATGCTATCAAAATATGGACGACATTTTGATGTCAATCCGAAAGGATGGAGGTTATTTGCAGATATGTTGGAAAATGCTGCTTTTGGAATGGAGATGTTGACTCCAGCATTTCCCCATCTTTTTGTTATGATTGGTGCTGTTGCTGGGGCAGGACGCTCTGCTGCTGCATTGATCCAGGTAAATTTGCAGTTCGATGTTGCAATTTGTTTGTGGCTTTGCCTAGTAGTTTGCTCGTTAGATAGATTAAACACTGACAGAATCTCAAACATTCTAATGTCCTATGTATCCATCCTGGAGAAGAATGGAAAATCCTTCGTGCGTCACCCTATTCTTCTGTACTTTCATCTAATTCTTTACTTGCCCAAAAGCATATTTAGTTGGTTTTAGCTTTTAGGTGTTTTTGGAATAAATGAAAAGTTTTTCTTAGTTGCATATTGTTTCATTAGTTGCCAGACATATGTATTTTAGCCCCTAGCATTGACTATAGCTATGTTGTGGATTGACGGTTTAAGATTTTTGATATCTTGTCCAAAGTCTTTCTCCAACTTCCTGAGCTTTAACAATTGAATAACAGgcaagttttttattttctcatgaatcttttaatttcttgaaCTTACCATACCTGCAGTCTTTCATTTGATGAGTACTCATCTGCAGTTGTGGTTAAATTCAATTAATACtgtaaataatttttgcaaGGAATCTGTTTTGGCATCGTAATCTTATTAAGTTGGTATAGATGCCCCACCACCTTTGTTATCCTCCTATAAACTGCCATTCTAACGATGCATAGTTATTCAAAGTTTGAACTCATATTACACAGGCTGCTACAAGGAGCTGCTTCTATGCTGGTTTTGCCGCTCAAAGGAACTTTGCTGAGGTGAAATGTAGTTTCTTTTGCTTTAATGCTTCAGGTTTTTAAATGTGGAGTTTTGGTGAAGTGGTATTAGACTCCCACCTAGTTCCATCCATTTTTATGGAATTTCGTGTTACAAGCAAAATGGCAGGTCATTTTGCTCATTTTGGCATTTTACTCGTGCATTTCTACATTGATCTgtaattatctattttaaatgaaataatgaaATGTAGGTTATTGCTAAGGGCGAAGCTCAAGGAATGGTGAGCAAGTCCATTGGTATTGTGCTTGGCATAGCATTGGCTAACTGCATAGGCTCCTCTGCATTTCTTACCTTCGTTTCTTTTAGTGTGGTCACTTGGGTCCATATGTTCTGCAATCTCAAGTCATATCAATCCATTAAACTAAGGACTTTAAATCCTTATCGTGCAagtatttctctctctttctttatgtCTCTCAATTTTGGCTGATGAAAGCATTCTGATTGTTGTATCCTTACTGCTgaatatgatttgattttatttcaacCATGGATAAAATGCTGGATATTAACAACTTATTCATCTATTGTTTTAACAGGTTTGGTTTTTAGTGAATATCTTATTAGTGGCCAAGCACCTTCAGTCAAAGATGTAAATGATGAGGAACCACTTTTTCCTGCTGTACCTTTTTTAAATGTGAAACCTATGAACAAAGTGAGTTTCCATTATCTATTGCTAACTTAGCTTGAGGCAACTGCCCTGGTGGTGAGGGATAACCTTGGAAAACTCAACCTGTCTAATGGTATCATTTTTTGTCATGATATTATAAACAACTCAAAACATATGAGAACTGGAATCAAATGTGGGTTGACAATAAACACTTGTTTTTCATGAGGGGTTAACCagataaatacaattattaaTTGAGTTATGTTTTAGCTACGTTAACTAATGTTTCATCATAACATGTTTATGACCCTACTTAACACAtctattaaatacataaattttttggttgattttttggagataattaattattatgttgATCTGAAAACAACCTGTTAAGAGAAATTGTGACCACTACTGATCCAAGGGCTTTATTGCGAGAGTTGTGGGAGGTTCTAACCTTGTATGCCATTGCAAGGGTGTCAGAGATTGGTAGAGTGGAATGAGAACTGTGCTGTTAAAAGAAACATAGATTTCTAACCATGTGCACTATGAATTAGAAAAGAATAGGAGTATGAGGCAGGAAATAGAGAGTCCtgatatttcataaaacatatttatagtGAGTATAAACATTATATTGGTTGTGGAGGTTGCTTAATCTAACCTTTACATTCTTCTTGAAAAAATAATTGCACTGTGGTTTTTGGATTTCCGTTTTTAGGGGCAACCAAATTTACTATCTTCAGAGGCAAAAGATGCAGCTTCTACAATTGAGAATCGACTGCAACTGGGTTCAAAACTCAGTGATGTTGTCAACAGCAAAGAGGATGTGCTTGCACTATTCAGTCTCTATAGAAATGAGGGATACATTTTGACTGAGATCAATGGAAGATTCTGTGTAAGTAAATTTCTCTATTATACATACAAAAAGCAATGGtacataaataatacaaaaacataGATATTTTAGAAAGATTTTAAGGTGTGGTCTGTTTAATTTCTCTATTATATTTGTTGTAATTTAGACATTGGCATGTACCAGGTGGTGCTTAAAGAAACTTGTTTGCCGCAAGACATGCTCAAGGCAATGTTCCAAGTGAATTATCTGTACTGGCTGGAGAAGAATGCAGGAATTGAAGGAAGAAGTGCTTGTTATGACTGCAAACCAGGGGGACGGCTGCAAATATCTCTAGATTATGTACAAAGAGAATTTAACCATGTCAAAAACGATGGGGAATCGGTTGGTTGGGTCACAGATGGACTCATTGCGAGGCCTTTAACCCATAGGATTCTTTACCAGGCTTGAGTCGATATATAATCCTTTTAGAATGGACTAATCTTAATACCTTTTACTGGTATTTCCTTTCTATATGCTAGTTAGTATCAGTGTACCTATTTAggtttgttcccttttttttttttttgctaacagAATCTGTTTTTGTTCACAGTTAACTATAATGGttttcaaataaagaaaataaaatagttttgaaaataaaagcttaaaatatatttttgcattG includes the following:
- the LOC107429648 gene encoding protein root UVB sensitive 1, chloroplastic isoform X1, translated to MGYCARRPLLTAPPPLPTAPYSYHRSRRGAGGCEARSFLSSFPQNSLRPNPISHAYAHGGIPFKTFNASFAAKPSLFRTLCFPSLLLGNNGDCHFEEVGEEEGGGSGGGNNNNNNHNNNNNNSNDGDSGWRSDDDGGSGSSGSFIFFSLFICSVVCCFWAFQLASALATTTSASSSSSSSGYVWEVSGGKWTMLIPHLFDDAFVVVPDATSTGPSTSSYSLSNLWLHCRNLFMRLMLPEGFPQSVTSDYLDYSLWRAVQGVASQISGVLATQALLYAVGLGKGAIPTAAAVNWVLKDGIGYLSKIMLSKYGRHFDVNPKGWRLFADMLENAAFGMEMLTPAFPHLFVMIGAVAGAGRSAAALIQAATRSCFYAGFAAQRNFAEVIAKGEAQGMVSKSIGIVLGIALANCIGSSAFLTFVSFSVVTWVHMFCNLKSYQSIKLRTLNPYRASLVFSEYLISGQAPSVKDVNDEEPLFPAVPFLNVKPMNKGQPNLLSSEAKDAASTIENRLQLGSKLSDVVNSKEDVLALFSLYRNEGYILTEINGRFCVVLKETCLPQDMLKAMFQVNYLYWLEKNAGIEGRSACYDCKPGGRLQISLDYVQREFNHVKNDGESVGWVTDGLIARPLTHRILYQA
- the LOC107429648 gene encoding protein root UVB sensitive 1, chloroplastic isoform X2; translation: MGYCARRPLLTAPPPLPTAPYSYHRSRRGAGGCEARSFLSSFPQNSLRPNPISHAYAHGGIPFKTFNASFAAKPSLFRTLCFPSLLLGNNGDCHFEEVGEEEGGGSGGGNNNNNNHNNNNNNSNDGDSGWRSDDDGGSGSSGSFIFFSLFICSVVCCFWAFQLASALATTTSASSSSSSSGYVWEVSGGKWTMLIPHLFDDAFVVVPDATSTGPSTSSYSLSNLWLHCRNLFMRLMLPEGFPQSVTSDYLDYSLWRAVQGVASQISGVLATQALLYAVGLGKGAIPTAAAVNWVLKDGIGYLSKIMLSKYGRHFDVNPKGWRLFADMLENAAFGMEMLTPAFPHLFVMIGAVAGAGRSAAALIQAATRSCFYAGFAAQRNFAEVIAKGEAQGMGQPNLLSSEAKDAASTIENRLQLGSKLSDVVNSKEDVLALFSLYRNEGYILTEINGRFCVVLKETCLPQDMLKAMFQVNYLYWLEKNAGIEGRSACYDCKPGGRLQISLDYVQREFNHVKNDGESVGWVTDGLIARPLTHRILYQA